A window of the Gorilla gorilla gorilla isolate KB3781 chromosome 8, NHGRI_mGorGor1-v2.1_pri, whole genome shotgun sequence genome harbors these coding sequences:
- the LOC129525030 gene encoding uncharacterized protein gives MNSHSFMLSGNHLLFHLLLWPAQTARLLKNIFPTGSCKLRDVAEHLLQCPQTGHECCKAQNRANLVEGWFSQNTQRGPSHDGVAEFHMLLTVSCPDPTPSTDPRGRRNTEPILGMDDDFMCKQVKFRMCVVGRDGNAQSSVRYTGPLYRRKIRTEFLFVVFLLETGELKPQVNKNVQGTRPS, from the coding sequence ATGAACAGTCACAGCTTCATGCTTTCAGGAAACCACCttctcttccatcttctccttTGGCCTGCTCAGACAGCCagacttcttaaaaatatttttcccacagGCTCATGCAAATTAAGGGATGTGGCTGAGCATCTCCTTCAGTGCCCTCAAACAGGTCATGAATGTTGCAAAGCCCAGAATCGTGCTAACCTGGTAGAAGGCTGGTTTAGCCAGAACACACAGAGAGGACCTTCTCATGATGGTGTGGCTGAATTCCACATGTTACTAACAGTATCTTGCCCTGACCCGACTCCAAGTACTGATCCCCGAGGAAGGCGTAATACAGAGCCCATCTTGGGGATGGATGATGACTTCATGTGCAAACAAGTCAAATTCAGGATGTGTGTTGTGGGCAGAGATGGCAATGCCCAGTCATCTGTTAGGTATACAGGTCCGCTGTACAGGAGAAAAATCAGAACAGAATTTCTATTTGTAGTGTTTCTTTTAGAGACTGGGGAATTGAAACCACAGGTGAATAAGAATGTACAAGGAACCAGGCCTTCTTGA